The Mycobacterium paragordonae genome includes a region encoding these proteins:
- a CDS encoding lipid droplet-associated protein produces MATAPYGVRLIVGAATVAVEETMRLPRTILMYPMTLASQAAHLVMRFQQNLAELVIKGDTTLENIFPPKDEQPEWATFDEDLEVLDGGAGGAGGFSTIPVDGLDERRAEGRFALYSVSDTAESVDSPTQPVAARKPKSAAAANVPAPTVATELDYPQLTLAQLRARLQSLDVAELEALLAYEQATKARAPFQTLLANRITRATAK; encoded by the coding sequence ATGGCTACTGCACCGTACGGGGTTCGGCTGATCGTCGGCGCGGCGACAGTCGCCGTCGAGGAGACGATGCGGCTCCCGCGAACCATCCTGATGTACCCGATGACGCTGGCCAGTCAGGCGGCACACCTGGTGATGCGCTTCCAGCAAAACCTCGCCGAGCTGGTCATCAAGGGTGACACCACGCTGGAGAACATCTTCCCGCCCAAGGACGAGCAACCCGAGTGGGCGACGTTCGACGAGGATCTGGAGGTCTTGGACGGCGGGGCCGGCGGGGCCGGTGGGTTCTCCACCATCCCGGTGGACGGTCTGGATGAACGCCGCGCCGAGGGACGGTTCGCCTTGTACTCGGTGTCGGACACCGCGGAGAGCGTCGACTCGCCCACCCAGCCGGTCGCGGCCAGGAAGCCCAAGTCCGCCGCCGCGGCCAACGTCCCGGCACCCACCGTGGCCACCGAACTCGACTACCCGCAGCTCACCCTGGCCCAGTTGCGGGCCCGGCTGCAGTCGCTGGATGTCGCCGAGCTGGAAGCGTTGCTGGCCTACGAGCAGGCCACCAAGGCCCGCGCCCCGTTCCAGACGCTGCTCGCCAACAGGATCACCCGCGCGACCGCCAAGTGA
- the xseA gene encoding exodeoxyribonuclease VII large subunit, giving the protein MTPAAQTNSAENPFPVRAVAIRVAGWIDKLGTVWVEGQLAQINMRPNSGTVFMVLRDPAADMSLTVTCSRDLVLSAPVRLTEGTQVVVCGKPSFYTGRGTFSLRLSEIRAVGVGELLARIERLRRLLDAEGLFDPRLKRPIPFLPNMIGLITSRASHAERDVTTVAEARWPAVRFEIRHAAVQGVNAVAQVVEALRELDGHPEVDVIVIARGGGSVEDLLPFSDETLCRAISACRTPVISAVGHEPDNPLCDLVADLRAATPTDAAKKVVPDTSAEQRLIADLRRRNAQALRNWVSREERSLAQLRSRPVLADPLRMVTSRSDDVHRARAALRRDINRMLAVETERVGHLSARLSTLGPAATLARGYAVVQVLSEDDGQILRSVDDAPAGTRLRVRVADGAIAATSEGRTDGS; this is encoded by the coding sequence GTGACTCCGGCCGCGCAGACGAATTCGGCCGAGAATCCGTTCCCGGTTCGCGCGGTCGCCATCCGGGTGGCGGGCTGGATCGACAAGCTGGGCACCGTCTGGGTTGAGGGTCAACTGGCCCAGATCAACATGCGGCCGAACTCCGGCACGGTGTTCATGGTGTTGCGCGACCCGGCCGCGGACATGTCGCTCACCGTCACCTGCTCACGCGATCTGGTGCTGAGCGCGCCGGTGCGTCTGACCGAGGGCACCCAGGTGGTCGTCTGCGGCAAGCCGTCGTTCTATACCGGCCGCGGCACATTCTCGTTGCGGCTCAGCGAAATTCGTGCCGTCGGTGTGGGTGAGCTGCTGGCCCGCATCGAGCGGTTGCGCCGGCTGCTGGACGCCGAAGGATTGTTCGACCCGCGACTGAAGCGTCCAATTCCGTTTCTGCCCAACATGATCGGCTTGATCACCAGCCGGGCCAGCCATGCCGAGCGCGATGTCACAACCGTCGCCGAAGCACGTTGGCCCGCAGTGCGATTCGAGATCCGCCATGCCGCCGTCCAGGGGGTCAACGCCGTCGCGCAGGTCGTCGAGGCGCTGCGCGAGCTGGACGGGCACCCGGAGGTCGACGTCATCGTGATCGCCCGCGGTGGCGGCAGCGTCGAAGACCTGCTGCCGTTCTCCGACGAGACATTGTGCCGGGCGATCTCGGCCTGCCGCACGCCGGTGATCAGCGCCGTGGGCCACGAACCCGACAATCCGCTCTGCGATCTGGTCGCCGACCTGCGCGCCGCCACCCCGACCGACGCGGCCAAGAAGGTGGTTCCGGACACCTCGGCCGAACAACGCCTGATCGCCGATCTGCGCCGGCGCAACGCTCAGGCGCTGCGGAACTGGGTTTCTCGCGAAGAGCGCTCGCTGGCCCAGTTGCGTAGCCGTCCGGTGCTGGCCGACCCACTGCGGATGGTGACCAGCCGCAGCGACGACGTGCACCGCGCCCGGGCAGCGCTGCGGCGCGACATCAACCGGATGCTCGCGGTGGAGACGGAGCGGGTCGGTCACCTCAGCGCGCGGTTGTCCACGCTGGGCCCGGCCGCCACCCTGGCCCGCGGCTATGCCGTGGTCCAGGTCCTCTCAGAAGATGACGGGCAGATCCTGCGCTCCGTCGACGACGCGCCGGCCGGCACCAGGTTGCGGGTGCGGGTCGCCGACGGCGCCATCGCCGCGACGAGTGAAGGGCGGACCGATGGTTCCTGA
- a CDS encoding exodeoxyribonuclease VII small subunit, with the protein MVPDEQHEASSVTPISQLGYENCRDELIEVVRLLEQGGLDLDASLKLWERGEQLAKRCEEHLAGARQRVTEALASGEAPES; encoded by the coding sequence ATGGTTCCTGACGAACAACACGAGGCGTCATCGGTTACGCCTATTAGTCAGCTTGGCTATGAAAATTGCCGAGATGAGCTAATCGAAGTCGTGCGCCTTCTGGAGCAGGGCGGACTCGATCTCGACGCGTCGCTGAAGTTGTGGGAAAGGGGCGAGCAACTAGCCAAACGGTGCGAGGAGCACTTAGCTGGTGCCCGTCAACGCGTCACCGAAGCCCTGGCCTCCGGCGAAGCCCCGGAAAGCTGA
- a CDS encoding 3-beta-hydroxysteroid dehydrogenase, with protein sequence MLSGMGDPSLTTELGSVLVTGGSGFVGANLVKTLLERGHRVRSFDRAPSPLPQHPKLEVLQGDITDKAVCEAAVDGIDTIIHTAAIIDLMGGASVTEEYRQRSFSVNLGGTQNLVEAGQKAGVKRFVYTASNSVVMEGQNIANGDETMPYTKRFNDLYTETKVAAEQYVLSQNGVDGMLTCSIRPSGIWGTGDQTMFRKLFESVIKGHTKVLVGPKSVKLDNSYVHNLIHGFILAGEHLVPGGSAPGQAYFINDGEPINMFEFARPVVEACGEKWPTIRIPAPPVRLAMTAWQRLHFQFGAPAPLLEPLAIERVAINNYFSIEKARRDLGYEPLFTTEQALKECLPYYVDLFHKMKTEAKAAKK encoded by the coding sequence ATTCTCTCCGGCATGGGTGATCCATCACTGACAACCGAACTCGGCAGCGTCCTGGTCACCGGGGGCTCCGGCTTCGTCGGCGCCAACCTGGTGAAGACCTTGCTGGAGCGTGGCCACCGGGTCCGGTCCTTCGACCGCGCCCCGTCGCCGCTGCCACAGCACCCGAAACTGGAAGTGCTACAAGGCGACATCACCGACAAGGCGGTCTGCGAGGCGGCCGTCGACGGCATCGACACGATCATCCACACCGCGGCCATCATCGACCTGATGGGCGGCGCGTCGGTGACCGAGGAATACCGGCAGCGCAGCTTCTCGGTCAACCTCGGCGGCACCCAGAACCTGGTGGAAGCCGGCCAGAAAGCCGGCGTCAAGCGGTTCGTCTACACCGCCTCCAACAGCGTGGTGATGGAGGGTCAGAACATCGCCAACGGTGACGAGACGATGCCCTACACCAAGCGGTTCAACGATCTCTACACCGAGACCAAGGTGGCCGCTGAGCAATACGTCCTGTCCCAGAACGGTGTCGACGGGATGCTCACCTGCTCCATCCGTCCCAGCGGCATCTGGGGCACCGGCGACCAGACGATGTTCCGCAAGCTGTTCGAGAGTGTGATCAAGGGCCACACCAAGGTGCTGGTGGGCCCGAAGTCGGTGAAGCTGGATAACTCCTACGTGCACAACCTGATTCACGGCTTCATCCTGGCCGGCGAACACCTGGTGCCGGGCGGCAGCGCGCCCGGGCAGGCGTACTTCATCAACGACGGCGAACCGATCAACATGTTCGAGTTCGCCCGGCCGGTGGTGGAGGCGTGCGGCGAGAAGTGGCCGACAATAAGGATTCCCGCGCCTCCGGTGCGTCTGGCGATGACGGCATGGCAACGACTGCACTTCCAATTCGGTGCTCCCGCACCGCTTCTCGAGCCGCTGGCAATCGAGCGCGTGGCCATCAACAACTACTTCTCGATCGAGAAGGCGCGCCGCGACCTGGGGTACGAGCCGCTGTTCACCACCGAGCAGGCGCTCAAGGAGTGTCTCCCGTACTACGTCGACCTGTTCCACAAGATGAAAACAGAGGCGAAGGCCGCCAAGAAGTAG
- a CDS encoding carboxylesterase/lipase family protein: MATLTEAVETGYGPVQGGDDGRVKFWKGIRYAAPPLGDLRFRAPEPPQRWTEVFDATEYGPACPQPVVPRMPLDLGAPLGEDCLRLNVWAPADAHPGGGKAVMVWLHGGAYVLGSGSQPLYDGRALAGAGDVIVVTFNYRLGALGFLDLSSFSTGQRTFDSNIGLRDVLAALAWVRDNIAAFGGDPANVTIFGESAGAGLVISLLACPAAEGLFVRAIAQSSPASSIYDRDRGRRVALTLLEKLGIGASEVRTLTEVSNEALVAATHEVFNEVPVRNPGTLAFVPIVDGDLLPDYPIRLAQEGRLLPVPLIIGTNKNEAALFKLMRSPLMPITPRAITSMFDQIAAEQPDLQLPPVDEIGSAYPGRHKSRVVSMATDIGFRLPTMWLAQGHSSVAPVYLYRFDYATPLFKLLLVRAAHATELPYVWGNLGGPADVTLKLGGAKTATAVSRRMQTRWIKFATEGEPTGPAGELAWPRYDETGRSCLVIDSVDTVRHDVDARIREAWGAQIVSFR; this comes from the coding sequence ATGGCGACCTTGACCGAGGCAGTCGAGACCGGATACGGCCCGGTCCAGGGCGGGGACGACGGGCGCGTCAAATTCTGGAAAGGCATCCGGTACGCGGCGCCGCCGCTGGGCGACCTGCGTTTCCGGGCGCCCGAACCGCCGCAGCGGTGGACCGAGGTCTTCGACGCCACCGAGTACGGTCCGGCCTGCCCACAGCCCGTGGTTCCCAGAATGCCGCTGGACCTGGGCGCGCCGCTCGGCGAGGACTGCCTGCGGCTGAACGTCTGGGCGCCGGCCGATGCCCATCCCGGTGGCGGAAAAGCCGTCATGGTGTGGCTGCACGGCGGCGCCTACGTGCTGGGCTCGGGAAGTCAACCGCTCTACGACGGTCGCGCGCTGGCCGGTGCGGGTGACGTCATCGTGGTGACGTTCAACTACCGGCTCGGAGCGCTGGGATTTCTGGACCTGTCGTCGTTCAGCACCGGGCAGCGCACCTTCGACTCGAACATCGGGTTGCGTGATGTGTTGGCGGCGCTGGCCTGGGTGCGCGACAACATCGCGGCTTTCGGCGGCGACCCGGCCAATGTCACCATCTTCGGCGAATCCGCCGGCGCTGGGCTGGTCATCAGTCTGCTCGCCTGCCCGGCGGCCGAGGGCCTGTTCGTCCGGGCGATCGCCCAGAGTTCGCCGGCCTCCTCGATATACGACCGGGACAGGGGTCGCCGGGTTGCCCTGACTTTGTTGGAGAAGTTGGGTATCGGCGCTTCCGAGGTGCGGACGCTGACCGAGGTGTCGAACGAGGCTCTCGTCGCAGCCACGCACGAAGTGTTCAACGAAGTGCCCGTGCGCAATCCAGGCACGCTGGCATTCGTTCCGATCGTCGACGGTGACTTGCTGCCCGACTACCCGATCAGGCTGGCGCAGGAAGGTCGGTTGTTGCCCGTCCCGTTGATCATCGGGACCAACAAGAACGAAGCGGCGCTGTTCAAGTTGATGCGCTCGCCGCTGATGCCGATCACGCCACGCGCCATCACGTCGATGTTCGACCAGATCGCTGCCGAACAGCCCGACCTGCAGTTGCCGCCCGTGGACGAGATCGGGTCGGCCTACCCCGGTCGGCACAAGTCCCGCGTGGTCAGCATGGCCACCGATATCGGATTCCGGTTGCCGACCATGTGGCTGGCCCAGGGTCACAGCTCAGTCGCGCCGGTCTACCTGTACCGGTTCGACTATGCGACGCCATTATTCAAGCTGTTGCTGGTCCGGGCCGCGCATGCCACCGAATTGCCTTACGTCTGGGGCAATCTCGGCGGACCGGCGGACGTGACGCTCAAGCTGGGCGGGGCCAAGACCGCCACTGCGGTGTCCAGGCGGATGCAGACCCGGTGGATCAAATTCGCCACCGAGGGTGAACCGACCGGCCCGGCCGGTGAACTGGCGTGGCCGCGTTACGACGAGACCGGCCGGTCGTGCCTGGTCATCGACAGTGTCGATACGGTCAGGCACGACGTCGATGCCCGCATCCGGGAAGCATGGGGCGCGCAGATAGTGAGCTTCCGCTGA
- a CDS encoding TetR/AcrR family transcriptional regulator, translated as MPQRWTRERRLEHTRNLLLDAAEDVFARKGLLGSALDDIADVAGYTRGAIYSHFGAKEELFLAVIDRQRQRFLDGFTEVIGSFHRLSDINLDELADRWREMSQGTDRAALGYEFTLYLLRNPEARERLAEQRRETVVWLGDFISKNVVRLGATLTMPAETLARVILAVNDGITLGSHLDGEDLYHPYLELVVSSIRGATAEPD; from the coding sequence GTGCCGCAGCGGTGGACCCGGGAGCGACGTCTGGAGCACACCCGGAACCTGTTGCTGGACGCTGCTGAGGACGTCTTCGCGCGTAAGGGCCTGCTCGGGTCGGCGTTGGATGACATTGCCGACGTCGCGGGCTACACCCGGGGAGCGATTTACTCCCACTTCGGCGCGAAGGAAGAGTTGTTCCTGGCCGTGATCGACCGCCAGCGTCAGCGGTTCCTGGACGGATTCACCGAAGTCATCGGATCTTTTCACCGCCTCAGCGACATCAACCTGGACGAGCTCGCCGATCGGTGGCGGGAGATGAGCCAGGGCACCGACCGTGCTGCGCTGGGATACGAATTCACCCTCTACCTGCTGCGCAATCCGGAGGCGCGGGAACGCCTGGCCGAGCAGCGCCGCGAGACGGTGGTATGGCTGGGTGATTTCATCAGCAAGAACGTGGTACGCCTCGGCGCGACGCTCACCATGCCTGCCGAGACGCTGGCCCGGGTGATTCTGGCGGTCAACGATGGCATCACCCTCGGCAGTCATCTCGACGGGGAAGACCTTTATCACCCGTACCTCGAGCTGGTCGTTTCCAGCATTCGCGGCGCCACCGCAGAACCCGATTAA
- a CDS encoding aromatic ring-hydroxylating oxygenase subunit alpha, translated as MTQALRPGQWVDPESGLGLGLSDLGSDTFNMSISTDRYTSAAFAAAEREHIWMRVWQIAGRVDELPKVGDWKQYRILDQSFIIVHGKDGKLRGFVNACRHRGNMLCTGQTGNAKRGLLCQYHLWSYDLDGRLRGMLRESLAGPIDKNENSLLQVPVDTFAGFVFINPDPDARPLHEFLGPEVIELLAPYRLDEMVAVMDVREPLDCNWKVVMDAFEEGYHINGIHPQLLSVLTIDPATTRYRFFENHCVAVAPFEVRGASPDKQVDGIMDLPETFPSTAAVIPRFQELVSGYRGADGSVDFPAGVTARKLLQQATRDTLTAMGLDVSGLTDDQMSDNQGWVLFPNYFMTVRAGECHVIMAVPHPDGDPNRCLWHVSSYMFLPPEHRDAFSVELTDITEPGSYKYFEALQQDYEQMPRQQLGLRNSRLRHLSLVNEEIVIGHYHSVIDRHLAGKTEAPQ; from the coding sequence TTGACACAGGCACTTCGTCCGGGACAGTGGGTCGACCCCGAATCGGGGCTTGGCCTCGGACTGTCCGATCTCGGCAGCGACACATTCAACATGTCGATTTCCACCGACCGATACACCTCGGCCGCATTCGCGGCGGCCGAGCGAGAGCACATCTGGATGCGGGTCTGGCAGATCGCGGGCCGGGTCGACGAGCTGCCGAAGGTCGGTGACTGGAAGCAGTACCGGATCCTCGACCAGTCGTTCATCATCGTGCACGGCAAGGACGGCAAGCTGCGTGGATTTGTCAACGCCTGCCGGCATCGCGGCAACATGCTGTGCACCGGCCAAACCGGAAATGCCAAGCGCGGCTTGCTCTGTCAGTACCATCTGTGGTCCTACGACCTGGACGGGCGACTGCGGGGCATGCTGCGTGAAAGCCTGGCCGGCCCGATCGACAAGAACGAGAACTCGCTACTGCAGGTGCCGGTCGACACCTTCGCCGGTTTCGTCTTCATCAACCCCGACCCGGACGCGCGACCGCTGCACGAGTTTCTGGGACCGGAGGTGATCGAGCTGCTCGCTCCCTACCGCCTCGATGAGATGGTCGCGGTGATGGATGTCCGGGAACCGTTGGACTGCAACTGGAAGGTCGTCATGGACGCCTTCGAGGAGGGCTACCACATCAATGGCATTCACCCACAGCTGTTGAGCGTGCTGACGATCGACCCGGCTACCACGCGCTACCGGTTCTTCGAAAACCACTGTGTCGCAGTGGCTCCGTTCGAAGTGCGCGGCGCCAGTCCGGACAAGCAGGTCGACGGCATCATGGACCTCCCGGAGACGTTCCCGTCGACGGCGGCGGTCATCCCCCGGTTCCAGGAACTCGTGTCCGGGTACCGCGGGGCAGACGGATCGGTTGACTTCCCGGCCGGTGTGACTGCGCGAAAGTTGTTGCAGCAGGCCACCCGTGACACGTTGACGGCCATGGGTCTGGACGTCAGCGGCCTGACCGATGATCAGATGAGTGACAACCAGGGCTGGGTGCTGTTCCCGAACTATTTCATGACGGTCCGGGCCGGTGAATGCCACGTCATCATGGCCGTGCCGCACCCTGACGGCGACCCGAACCGGTGCCTGTGGCATGTCAGCAGCTACATGTTTCTGCCGCCCGAACACCGCGACGCGTTCTCGGTCGAGCTGACCGATATCACCGAACCGGGCAGTTACAAGTACTTCGAAGCGCTGCAACAGGATTACGAGCAGATGCCGCGTCAGCAGCTTGGGCTGCGCAACAGCCGGCTCCGGCACCTGTCCCTGGTCAACGAGGAAATCGTCATCGGCCACTACCACTCGGTCATCGACCGGCACCTGGCCGGCAAAACGGAGGCACCACAATGA
- a CDS encoding AI-2E family transporter — MNTEFTLTQRRALAIFTLLALAFGAYFLRNYFVLIVVAAVGAYLFTPLFNWFNKRLGTGLSATATLLSALVIVIVPVGLLVALAIVQIARMIDSVSGWVRSTDLSSLGDKTLKLVNEFLSRVPFVHINVTAEMLRKAMVSAAQGVGHWLLGVLQNTAGSLAGMITSAIIFLYVFIALLVHRDKLRTLIGQLNPLGDEVTDLYLQKMGSMVRGTVNGQFVIAFCQGVAGAASIYIAGFHHGFFIFAIVLTALSIIPLGGGIITIPFGIGMMLFGNIGGGLFVVLFHLVVVTNIDNFLRPILVPRDARLNSALMLLSVFAGISMFGPWGIIIGPVLMIIIVTTIDVYLAVYKGVELKPVPDKGNEKDTKKDTEKPVRSKWSWRAKSAAP; from the coding sequence ATGAACACCGAATTCACGCTTACCCAGAGACGCGCTCTGGCGATTTTCACCCTCCTCGCCCTGGCATTCGGGGCGTACTTCCTGCGCAACTATTTCGTTCTCATCGTGGTGGCCGCCGTCGGCGCTTACCTGTTCACCCCGCTGTTCAACTGGTTCAACAAGCGCCTGGGCACCGGTCTGTCGGCCACCGCCACTTTGTTGTCAGCGCTGGTCATCGTGATCGTGCCGGTGGGGCTGCTGGTCGCGCTGGCGATCGTGCAGATCGCCCGCATGATCGACTCGGTTTCGGGGTGGGTCCGCTCCACCGACCTGAGCAGTCTCGGCGACAAGACCTTGAAACTGGTCAACGAGTTCCTGTCCCGGGTGCCGTTCGTGCATATCAATGTCACCGCGGAGATGCTGCGCAAGGCGATGGTCTCCGCGGCGCAGGGCGTCGGACACTGGCTGCTGGGAGTCCTGCAGAACACGGCGGGCAGCCTGGCCGGCATGATCACGTCGGCCATCATCTTCCTGTACGTGTTCATCGCGCTGCTGGTGCACCGCGACAAATTGCGCACGCTGATCGGGCAACTGAACCCGCTCGGCGACGAGGTGACCGATCTGTACCTGCAGAAGATGGGCTCGATGGTGCGCGGCACCGTCAACGGCCAGTTCGTCATCGCCTTCTGCCAGGGTGTCGCCGGCGCGGCGTCGATCTACATCGCGGGTTTTCACCACGGCTTCTTCATCTTTGCGATCGTGTTGACCGCGTTGTCGATCATCCCGTTGGGCGGCGGCATCATCACCATCCCGTTCGGGATCGGCATGATGCTGTTCGGCAATATCGGCGGCGGCTTGTTCGTGGTGCTGTTTCACCTGGTGGTGGTGACCAACATCGACAACTTCCTGCGGCCCATCCTGGTGCCGCGGGATGCCCGGCTCAACTCTGCCCTGATGCTGCTGTCGGTGTTCGCGGGAATTTCGATGTTCGGCCCGTGGGGCATCATTATCGGACCGGTGCTGATGATCATCATCGTCACCACGATCGACGTCTACCTCGCGGTCTACAAGGGTGTCGAGCTCAAGCCCGTCCCCGACAAAGGCAACGAGAAAGACACCAAGAAAGACACCGAGAAGCCCGTTCGCAGCAAGTGGTCGTGGCGCGCTAAGTCAGCCGCTCCCTGA
- a CDS encoding cytochrome P450, with amino-acid sequence MKVPHSESEIPTAPKRLPLLGHAHLVAGDPRKFLMALPELGPIVRVYLGPRPAYVLTTPDLIRQVALGHAGAFHREELREAISDLVTGSTNVLSGAEHDLRRRMIAPVFRQGRLTEYAGTVATLADDWSMSLPGGRSADLRPQVHDLVMRTMFATLFQADSEADEVTFIRERIPWLLGEVIIRGALPKPIRRLRVFTNRRYVRQANEVRAAMTSLIERHRRDDDRGDMLSELLRHVDQETGATLSDNDLVDELLLALAAGIGSQSSIFSWLIYETARNPEIASRVYAELDSVIGPGPVTASHVGSLPYLRNVLLETLRLWAPWVTLLTSDGPVRIGDTTFPDNTNILFSALMVHHQERYFPDASTFDPDRWAGDGGDRQAMMPFGLGQRHCPGRQFASLSITLQAAALFSRWRVTFPENFRVKVQGRDFVLSPASLPVVLTTRRPGDGSES; translated from the coding sequence ATGAAAGTGCCGCATTCGGAGTCCGAAATCCCCACGGCGCCAAAACGATTGCCGCTGCTAGGGCACGCTCATCTGGTTGCCGGCGACCCGCGTAAGTTCCTGATGGCACTGCCCGAGTTGGGTCCCATTGTTCGTGTCTACCTGGGTCCGCGGCCCGCATACGTGCTGACCACTCCGGACCTCATCCGGCAGGTGGCTCTCGGTCATGCCGGGGCCTTTCACCGTGAAGAATTGCGAGAAGCCATCAGCGACCTGGTTACCGGGTCGACCAACGTGCTCAGCGGCGCCGAGCACGACCTGCGCCGGCGAATGATCGCGCCGGTGTTCCGGCAGGGCCGCCTGACCGAGTATGCGGGGACCGTCGCCACGCTGGCCGACGACTGGTCGATGTCCCTGCCCGGCGGCCGGTCTGCGGACTTGCGGCCGCAGGTGCACGACCTGGTCATGCGCACCATGTTCGCGACGCTGTTCCAAGCCGATTCCGAAGCCGACGAGGTCACCTTCATCCGCGAGCGGATCCCCTGGCTGCTCGGCGAGGTCATCATCCGCGGCGCTCTGCCCAAGCCGATCCGCCGCCTGCGGGTGTTCACCAACCGCCGATATGTTCGCCAGGCCAACGAGGTTCGGGCTGCGATGACTTCGTTGATCGAGCGGCACCGGCGCGACGACGATCGTGGTGACATGCTTTCGGAGCTTCTGCGCCACGTCGACCAGGAGACCGGGGCCACACTTTCCGACAACGACCTCGTCGATGAACTACTACTGGCGCTCGCGGCCGGCATCGGCTCGCAGTCGTCGATCTTCTCGTGGTTGATCTACGAAACGGCACGCAATCCCGAAATCGCTTCCCGGGTCTACGCAGAACTGGATTCGGTGATCGGGCCCGGGCCGGTCACGGCGTCGCACGTGGGCTCGTTGCCGTACCTGCGCAACGTTCTGCTCGAGACGCTGCGCCTCTGGGCGCCGTGGGTCACACTGCTCACGTCCGACGGCCCCGTCCGCATCGGTGACACGACCTTCCCGGACAACACCAACATCCTGTTCAGCGCCCTGATGGTGCACCACCAAGAGCGCTACTTTCCGGACGCCTCGACATTCGACCCGGACAGGTGGGCGGGCGACGGGGGTGACCGTCAGGCGATGATGCCCTTCGGCTTGGGGCAACGCCATTGTCCAGGAAGACAATTCGCGTCCCTCTCGATCACGTTACAGGCCGCGGCGTTGTTCTCACGATGGCGGGTGACGTTCCCCGAGAACTTCAGAGTGAAGGTGCAGGGCAGGGACTTCGTGCTGTCGCCCGCCTCGTTGCCGGTGGTGCTGACGACTCGACGGCCCGGCGACGGGTCGGAGTCCTAG
- a CDS encoding glycosyltransferase, which translates to MHILIPLVGSRGDVQPGVALGLELERRGHTVVVGAPPNFVDFVERAGLTARQFGPDVHALYSSPQGQRALATGNAFKLVSMVAKQMADYADRMDDELIDISSGAEMIVCTTFSEDRSVVLAEARDIPMVTLHTYPCRKNSFYAPPGSLPHRWPLPGAAYRASWAVGERLRTLVFRKYLNDLRAKLNLPPSKASTESHLAQRNVPELQMYDSALVPGLAQEWGSGRPFVGFLWLPRSVREAIGELADQHTEVLRWADDGVPPIFFGFGSMPIQDFHSVIGLIEQICDRTGQRALISVGGADVDRDRLRTGPAVKIVDALAHDLIFPHCKAAVHHGGIGTLFESLRADLPTLVCSVSFDQPLWGHQVERLGVGAHVPFTKLRAETLSRGIDTLLETDTRSRAAALGATLRATGDGVPRVCDIVEKTAAG; encoded by the coding sequence GTGCATATTCTCATCCCTCTCGTCGGTAGCCGGGGCGATGTTCAGCCGGGCGTGGCGCTGGGCCTCGAGCTGGAACGACGCGGCCACACGGTCGTGGTCGGCGCACCGCCCAACTTCGTCGATTTCGTGGAGCGGGCCGGCTTGACGGCCCGCCAGTTCGGTCCTGACGTACACGCGCTCTATTCGTCGCCGCAGGGACAACGGGCGCTGGCGACCGGCAACGCTTTCAAGCTGGTGTCCATGGTGGCCAAACAGATGGCGGACTACGCCGACCGAATGGACGACGAGCTCATCGACATCTCGAGTGGTGCCGAGATGATCGTCTGCACGACGTTCAGCGAGGACCGGTCGGTGGTGCTGGCCGAAGCTCGCGACATCCCCATGGTCACGCTGCATACCTACCCGTGTCGCAAGAACAGCTTTTACGCGCCACCGGGTTCGCTGCCACATCGGTGGCCGCTGCCGGGGGCCGCCTACCGGGCCTCCTGGGCCGTGGGGGAGCGGTTGCGCACGCTGGTCTTCCGCAAGTACCTGAACGACCTGCGCGCGAAGCTGAATCTGCCGCCGTCCAAGGCGAGTACCGAATCGCATCTCGCGCAACGGAATGTCCCTGAGCTGCAGATGTACGATTCAGCGCTGGTCCCCGGACTGGCGCAGGAGTGGGGATCGGGCCGCCCGTTCGTCGGTTTCCTCTGGCTGCCGCGTTCGGTGCGCGAGGCGATCGGAGAGCTGGCCGATCAGCACACCGAGGTGCTGCGGTGGGCGGACGACGGGGTTCCACCCATCTTCTTCGGTTTCGGCAGCATGCCCATACAGGACTTTCACTCGGTGATCGGCCTCATCGAGCAGATCTGCGACCGTACCGGCCAGCGTGCGCTGATCAGCGTCGGTGGCGCCGATGTCGACAGAGACAGGCTGCGCACCGGCCCGGCCGTCAAGATCGTCGACGCCCTGGCACACGATTTGATCTTCCCGCACTGCAAGGCGGCGGTACACCACGGCGGTATCGGCACCCTGTTCGAGAGCCTCCGCGCCGACCTGCCGACCCTGGTCTGCTCCGTCTCCTTCGACCAGCCGCTCTGGGGGCATCAGGTCGAGCGGCTCGGTGTCGGCGCCCACGTGCCCTTCACGAAACTTCGTGCCGAGACGCTCAGTCGCGGGATCGATACCCTGCTGGAAACCGACACCCGTTCTCGCGCTGCGGCTCTCGGCGCTACGTTGCGCGCGACGGGTGACGGTGTGCCGCGCGTCTGTGACATAGTCGAGAAGACCGCCGCCGGCTAG